A stretch of the Nicotiana tabacum cultivar K326 chromosome 6, ASM71507v2, whole genome shotgun sequence genome encodes the following:
- the LOC142181831 gene encoding uncharacterized protein LOC142181831 has product MKVDQRHATSKFISGYIIDNLRDPRFEVTPAFVMEEMQKLHGLDIDSYQAIANGIAKVYPKSHHGICIYHLEQNLKQRKVKSEVIKLFQSATRVYRRKEFDLYMSDIAKVDKNTYDYLMEESPERWARSCSPRRRYDMLTTNIVESMNSMLLEARELSILRMMDFIQVKLQRWFYERRNEAEGTFYDISCWVFPVDSWHSRVEEEGITFLVDLNKTICDCFQFQFDELPCIHAIAAIEK; this is encoded by the exons ATGAAAGTTGATCAAAGGCATGCAACTTCAAAGTTTATTAGTGGTTATATTATTGACAATCTTCGAGACCCAAGGTTTGAAGTTACACCAGCTTTTGTCATGGAAGAAATGCAAAAATTGCATGGACTAGACATTG aTAGTTATCAAGCTATTGCAAATGGCATTGCAAAGGTATATCCTAAAAGCCACCATGGGatttgtatctatcatttggagcAGAACCTAAAGCAAAGGAAAGTGAAAAGTGAGGTCATAAAACTTTTCCAAAGTGCTACAAGAGTATACAGGCGCAAAGAATTTGATCTATACATGTCTGATATAGCAAAAGTAGATAAGAATACTTATGACTACTTGATGGAAGAATCACCGGAAAGGTGGGCACGTTCTTGTAGTCCACGACGAAGAtatgacatgctcacaacaaacATAGTTGAGTCAATGAATTCTATGCTTTTAGAAGCAAGGGAGCTGTCTATATTAAGAATGATGGATTTCATCCAAGTGAAGCTACAACGTTGgttttatgaaagaagaaatgaagcagaAGGAACTTTTTATGACATTTCTTGTTGG GTCTTCCCTGTTGATTCATGGCATTCTAGAGTTGAGGAAGAAGGAATTACTTTCTTGGTGGACTTAAACAAAACAATATGTGATTGTTTTCAGTTTCAATTTGATGAATTACCATGCATACATGCAATTGCAGCTATCGAAAAGTAA